A genomic stretch from Candidatus Cloacimonadota bacterium includes:
- a CDS encoding O-antigen ligase family protein has protein sequence MILKRLAPSLAYLGTAALVLAAAAAAQGMELPQFGFIGAILAAWLLTVLLFGISIRNSLLFSTMFFIKPLPTAFVCVLFILLLTLLLEFQRGRLKQFILPHPVMLGVLIATSVYGITRARGDWDSHLYFLATAVVPAIVFLISANSSIRKTDIVLWLKAIVLIGTFLAVVGVVMALLNPSERYGSLWITAMTINGFYTLAFFFGIALGVRSAHTSERYLWYGCALLVLLGMLYTYTRITLVAVFAGIFLLMPKMKRMRLLGMGLLLLVPLIIPSSMVSRIELGLTFDYSIFIRFLAWYYSLRQIASHPWFGIGIDVWKDWYAGAVPLDMLYAEHSHNLPLKIWLELGVFGFISYFYLIAAVLRSYYLRVVKPDAGNFHRVALIGIVALLISCLTDIFIQQYPVALAFWATLGLMYALSRPSAANEEQ, from the coding sequence ATGATCCTGAAGCGTCTGGCCCCCAGTCTTGCCTATCTTGGCACCGCTGCTTTGGTGCTGGCGGCCGCGGCGGCGGCGCAGGGCATGGAGCTGCCGCAGTTTGGTTTCATAGGCGCCATCCTGGCCGCCTGGCTGCTCACGGTGCTGTTGTTTGGGATAAGCATCCGCAACAGCCTGCTGTTTTCCACCATGTTTTTCATTAAACCCCTGCCCACCGCTTTCGTTTGCGTGCTGTTCATCCTGCTGCTCACACTGCTGCTGGAATTCCAGCGTGGCAGGCTGAAACAATTCATCCTCCCCCATCCGGTGATGCTGGGGGTGCTGATCGCCACTTCGGTGTACGGGATCACCAGGGCCCGTGGAGACTGGGACTCCCATCTCTATTTTCTGGCCACAGCTGTGGTGCCCGCGATAGTTTTCCTGATATCAGCCAACAGCTCCATCCGAAAGACGGATATCGTACTGTGGCTGAAGGCCATAGTGCTGATCGGAACCTTCCTGGCGGTGGTGGGAGTGGTGATGGCCCTGCTCAATCCAAGCGAGCGATACGGTTCGCTTTGGATCACGGCCATGACCATCAACGGTTTTTATACCCTCGCCTTCTTTTTCGGCATCGCCCTGGGAGTGAGGTCCGCACATACATCTGAGCGCTATCTGTGGTACGGGTGCGCGCTGCTGGTGCTGCTGGGCATGCTCTATACCTACACGCGCATCACCCTGGTGGCGGTGTTCGCCGGGATCTTCCTGCTGATGCCGAAGATGAAGCGGATGCGGCTGCTGGGCATGGGCCTGCTGCTGCTGGTGCCGCTGATCATACCGTCATCGATGGTGAGCCGTATCGAACTGGGCCTCACTTTCGACTATTCGATCTTCATCCGCTTTCTGGCCTGGTATTATTCCCTGCGTCAAATCGCCAGCCATCCCTGGTTCGGGATCGGCATCGATGTCTGGAAGGACTGGTACGCTGGTGCCGTGCCGCTGGACATGCTTTACGCCGAGCATTCACACAACCTGCCGCTCAAGATCTGGCTGGAACTGGGCGTATTCGGCTTCATAAGCTACTTTTACCTGATCGCTGCGGTTTTGCGCAGCTACTACCTGAGGGTGGTGAAGCCGGACGCCGGCAACTTCCACCGGGTGGCGCTGATCGGGATCGTGGCGCTGCTGATCTCCTGCCTCACCGACATCTTCATCCAGCAGTACCCGGTCGCGCTGGCCTTTTGGGCAACCCTGGGGCTGATGTATGCGCTTTCCCGCCCTTCTGCGGCAAATGAGGAACAATGA
- a CDS encoding HAMP domain-containing histidine kinase, whose translation MKQALKNSTPSGISRKKTDNFKALRLYLILGLLLIFTAFAVYAQVLIQNAKREQEYVPRIFAQYIAYTDGYLRQSEKYAQMLAEITSKRFELIQEDDFQEAISDYMFLDFPGKNPIPVIITDSDTIPQFWNQVRVPSDISYDDLSEADRLLLRQEMERMNRSDLKAGDSVINYVYIARPVSLQDFIKGIDYSVVVTDRAKKPLYWRNVEITEDQSWEQTPAEARKLLREKMSGMSEVPLAQASEQLGYIYFTAPKSLARIGSLVLLELLLLLLILAFGAYGLILLHRTEKDTLWIGLAKETSHQFATPITSLLGWLDRLRDTPPGAMAQEDYDKVLDQMTTDLNLLSYNANRFGKVGSQTKLKPVELHTLLEESTSYFQARMPHLASRIDIHLISKIQGVQVMLDKDLFKWAMENLIKNCVDAMSQKGGNIFVTATQNKQHVYVHVRDEGKGIAHSQWKKIFEPGVTTKTRGWGLGLSLAKRIIEEYHHGHIRVLESTLGEGTTFEIKLGKELHK comes from the coding sequence ATGAAGCAAGCCTTGAAGAACTCGACGCCGTCTGGGATCTCGCGAAAGAAGACAGATAATTTCAAAGCCCTGCGCCTCTACCTGATCCTGGGCCTGCTGCTGATCTTCACAGCTTTTGCGGTCTATGCCCAGGTCCTGATCCAAAACGCCAAACGCGAGCAGGAATACGTGCCCCGAATTTTTGCCCAATACATAGCCTACACGGACGGCTATCTGCGGCAATCCGAAAAGTACGCCCAGATGCTGGCGGAGATCACCTCCAAACGCTTTGAATTGATACAGGAAGATGATTTCCAAGAAGCCATCAGCGACTACATGTTCCTGGACTTCCCCGGCAAAAATCCCATTCCCGTGATCATCACCGACTCCGACACCATACCCCAGTTTTGGAATCAGGTGCGGGTGCCCTCTGACATTAGCTACGATGACCTTTCCGAGGCGGACAGGCTGCTGCTGCGGCAGGAAATGGAACGCATGAACCGCAGCGACCTGAAGGCAGGCGACAGCGTAATCAACTATGTCTATATCGCGCGACCGGTATCCCTGCAGGATTTCATCAAGGGGATCGACTACTCGGTGGTGGTAACCGACCGCGCCAAAAAACCACTCTACTGGCGCAATGTGGAAATCACTGAAGATCAAAGCTGGGAACAGACGCCGGCGGAGGCCAGGAAACTACTGCGGGAAAAGATGTCCGGGATGAGCGAAGTGCCGCTCGCCCAAGCCTCAGAACAACTGGGTTACATCTACTTCACCGCGCCAAAATCGCTGGCCCGCATCGGCTCGCTGGTGCTTCTGGAACTGCTTCTGCTATTGCTGATACTGGCCTTCGGGGCCTACGGACTGATCCTGCTGCACCGCACCGAAAAAGATACCCTCTGGATCGGACTGGCCAAGGAAACTTCACACCAGTTCGCCACTCCGATCACCTCGCTGCTGGGCTGGCTGGATCGCCTGCGCGACACTCCGCCCGGCGCCATGGCGCAGGAAGATTATGACAAGGTGCTGGACCAGATGACCACGGACCTCAATCTGCTGAGCTACAATGCCAACCGCTTCGGCAAAGTGGGCTCTCAGACAAAGCTGAAGCCAGTGGAACTTCACACCTTGCTGGAAGAGAGCACATCCTATTTTCAGGCCCGCATGCCCCATCTGGCCTCCCGCATCGACATCCACCTGATCTCCAAGATCCAGGGAGTGCAGGTGATGCTGGATAAAGACCTGTTCAAATGGGCCATGGAGAATCTGATCAAAAACTGCGTGGACGCCATGTCCCAGAAGGGCGGGAACATCTTCGTGACAGCCACCCAGAACAAACAGCACGTCTATGTTCACGTTCGCGACGAGGGCAAGGGTATCGCGCACTCCCAGTGGAAAAAGATTTTCGAGCCGGGCGTGACCACCAAGACCCGCGGCTGGGGCCTGGGGCTCAGCCTGGCCAAACGCATCATCGAAGAATATCACCACGGCCACATCCGCGTGCTGGAAAGCACTCTGGGTGAAGGCACCACCTTCGAGATCAAACTCGGAAAAGAACTGCACAAATAG
- a CDS encoding NAD(P)H-hydrate dehydratase, producing the protein MRLLLSSAQMKNLDARTIKDFGLPARVLMETAGKACAEIILHHYPSQLDGPVCVLCGSGNNGGDGAVIARWLFNWGCEVNILRVGKGSPSPETTANLELCRKLGVPIIEISASKDLSLAKSFLESSSLVIDAIFGIGFKGELKPWLDELFGLINSYAAFTVSVDVPSGLDADTGFGLNPVYAEATIAIESMKTGHITGIGREACGEVHLVDIGIPAHFYENLDAAMLFEEADFRPPLRLPDRHKNDYGKVYVFGGIPGFTGASVMAAQASLRAGCGYACVLHRKELVAVYALKLTEALSRAIPENTKSGQPDAKALLRLLGDASAVLIGPGLGRDDFALQLLEIVLKNLEVPLVVDADALTLISEHPPLQQYLAKPNVLLTPHWGEFARLAKIDKAELERDCLGTLRNFVIEHSARVLLKSHYSIYQDAELSLVNISGNDGLATGGSGDVLAGIICSFMAQNESIPAAAIKASFLLGKTAETLAKTRGTASILPTDIIANLFLEQKEEK; encoded by the coding sequence ATGCGTCTGCTGCTAAGTTCCGCCCAGATGAAAAATCTGGATGCCCGCACCATCAAAGATTTTGGCCTTCCCGCCCGGGTGCTGATGGAAACCGCCGGCAAAGCCTGCGCCGAGATCATCCTCCACCACTATCCGAGCCAGCTGGACGGCCCTGTCTGCGTGCTCTGCGGCAGTGGCAACAACGGCGGCGACGGAGCCGTGATCGCCCGCTGGCTGTTCAACTGGGGCTGCGAGGTAAACATCCTCCGGGTGGGCAAAGGCAGCCCCAGTCCGGAAACCACCGCCAATCTGGAGCTCTGCCGCAAGCTCGGCGTGCCCATTATCGAAATCAGTGCTTCCAAAGATCTGTCCCTGGCCAAGAGTTTTCTGGAGAGCTCTTCCCTGGTGATCGACGCTATCTTTGGCATCGGTTTCAAGGGAGAGCTGAAGCCCTGGCTGGATGAGCTTTTTGGGCTAATCAACTCCTACGCGGCTTTCACAGTCTCAGTGGACGTACCCTCCGGCCTGGACGCGGATACCGGCTTCGGTCTCAACCCCGTCTATGCCGAAGCCACCATCGCCATCGAAAGCATGAAGACCGGCCACATTACCGGAATCGGCAGAGAGGCCTGCGGCGAGGTCCACCTGGTGGATATCGGCATCCCGGCCCATTTTTATGAGAACCTGGACGCGGCCATGCTTTTTGAAGAAGCTGATTTCCGGCCTCCCCTGAGGCTGCCGGACAGACATAAAAACGACTATGGCAAGGTTTATGTTTTTGGGGGCATACCGGGCTTCACCGGTGCTTCCGTGATGGCCGCCCAGGCCTCTCTGCGCGCTGGCTGTGGCTATGCCTGCGTGTTGCACCGGAAAGAACTGGTGGCCGTTTATGCCCTCAAGCTCACGGAAGCCCTGTCCCGTGCCATTCCAGAAAACACAAAAAGCGGCCAACCCGACGCCAAGGCACTGCTGCGGCTTCTGGGCGACGCTTCCGCCGTGCTGATCGGCCCCGGACTGGGCCGTGACGATTTTGCCCTCCAGTTGCTGGAGATCGTGCTGAAGAATCTGGAAGTTCCCCTGGTGGTTGATGCGGACGCGCTTACCCTGATCTCGGAACATCCTCCGCTGCAACAATATCTGGCCAAACCAAACGTGCTGCTGACGCCGCATTGGGGTGAATTCGCCCGGCTGGCCAAAATTGACAAAGCTGAATTGGAAAGAGACTGCCTGGGCACCCTGCGGAATTTTGTGATAGAGCATTCCGCCCGCGTGTTGCTGAAAAGCCATTACAGCATCTATCAAGACGCGGAGCTTTCCCTGGTGAACATCTCCGGCAACGACGGCCTGGCCACCGGCGGCAGTGGTGACGTTCTGGCCGGCATCATCTGCTCGTTCATGGCCCAAAATGAAAGCATCCCCGCCGCCGCCATCAAAGCTTCCTTTCTGCTGGGCAAAACCGCCGAAACCCTGGCCAAAACTCGCGGTACGGCCTCCATTCTGCCCACCGACATCATTGCCAATCTGTTCCTGGAACAAAAAGAGGAAAAATGA
- the serS gene encoding serine--tRNA ligase produces the protein MLDIKFIRANPDLVRDAIRNKNEKADLDALLEVDELRRKLQYDFDQLKARQNQVSQTIAQNKKAGEDVSELLQEMGAVAEEIKTINSSLNEANTSMENQLLRVPNVPHTSVPVGFDESANIVIREWGSKPSFDFEPRDHLALAEQNQLLDLARGAKLSGSGFPVYTGRGAALERALINFMLDHHIREHGYSEVAVPVLVNRKTMTGTGQLPKLEEDMYRVDQDDLFLIPTAEVPVTNLHADEVLRQDQLPLKYVCYTPCFRREAGSYGKDTRGLQRLHQFNKVEMVRLVEPASSYEALEAMLQDAEHILQALGLHYRVVQLCTGDLSFASAKTYDLEVWAPGVGKYLEVSSVSNFEDFQARRANIRYRDKDGKPRFLHTLNGSGLATPRLFIALLESYQNAAGGLDLPAPLAGYLAQNGGAR, from the coding sequence ATGCTGGACATCAAGTTTATCCGCGCCAATCCGGACCTGGTCCGGGACGCGATCCGCAATAAAAATGAAAAGGCCGATCTGGACGCCCTGCTGGAAGTTGATGAGCTGCGGCGCAAGCTGCAGTATGATTTCGACCAGCTCAAAGCCAGGCAAAACCAGGTTTCCCAGACCATCGCCCAAAACAAGAAAGCCGGGGAAGACGTATCTGAACTGCTGCAGGAGATGGGCGCGGTGGCGGAAGAGATCAAGACGATAAACAGCTCCCTGAACGAGGCCAACACCAGCATGGAAAACCAGCTGCTGCGCGTTCCCAATGTGCCGCATACCTCAGTACCGGTGGGATTTGACGAATCTGCCAATATAGTAATCCGCGAGTGGGGAAGCAAGCCCAGCTTTGATTTCGAGCCCCGTGACCATCTGGCGCTGGCTGAGCAGAACCAGCTTTTGGACCTGGCCCGGGGCGCCAAGCTAAGCGGCTCCGGCTTTCCGGTTTACACCGGCAGGGGCGCCGCGCTGGAACGGGCATTGATCAATTTCATGCTCGACCACCATATCCGTGAACACGGCTACTCCGAGGTGGCAGTGCCGGTATTGGTGAACCGCAAAACCATGACCGGAACAGGCCAGCTGCCCAAACTGGAGGAAGACATGTACCGGGTGGACCAGGATGACCTGTTTCTGATCCCCACGGCGGAAGTGCCGGTGACGAATCTGCACGCGGACGAGGTGCTCAGGCAGGACCAACTGCCTCTGAAATATGTATGTTACACACCCTGTTTCCGGCGCGAGGCCGGATCCTACGGCAAGGACACACGCGGCCTGCAGAGGCTGCATCAGTTCAACAAGGTGGAAATGGTGCGGCTGGTGGAACCGGCGAGTTCTTACGAGGCCCTGGAAGCAATGCTTCAGGACGCTGAGCACATCCTGCAGGCACTGGGCCTGCATTACCGCGTGGTGCAGCTCTGCACCGGCGATCTGAGCTTCGCCTCCGCCAAGACCTATGACCTTGAGGTCTGGGCACCTGGCGTGGGCAAATATCTGGAAGTTTCCTCGGTGAGCAATTTCGAGGATTTCCAGGCCCGCCGCGCTAATATCCGCTACCGGGACAAAGACGGCAAACCGCGCTTTCTGCATACCCTGAACGGATCGGGGCTGGCCACGCCGCGGCTGTTCATCGCGCTGCTGGAAAGCTATCAGAATGCCGCAGGCGGACTGGACCTGCCCGCTCCCCTGGCGGGATATCTGGCCCAGAACGGCGGCGCAAGATGA
- a CDS encoding molybdopterin-dependent oxidoreductase, with product MKTLAEINTPIFWAEGHPGKLDRENWVITVTGACDKPRSFTWEELNALPQTEVDGRLTSVTRWSSRGLWKGVALSTLLDEVEAKPSCKFVRFWSVGEIYDTSIPVDVARMEKSLLAHTFNRQYLDEDYGGPVRAFIPYLWGYKSAKSVVKVELMEYYVPGFWEQRGYTDSAEIEAGPCRDMNDGGAIKQIPGPGEVKF from the coding sequence TTGAAAACATTAGCTGAAATCAACACCCCCATCTTTTGGGCGGAAGGCCATCCCGGCAAACTGGACAGGGAAAACTGGGTGATCACGGTCACCGGGGCCTGTGATAAACCGCGCTCCTTCACCTGGGAAGAGCTGAACGCCCTGCCCCAAACAGAAGTTGACGGCCGGCTCACCAGTGTCACCCGCTGGTCCTCGCGAGGCCTTTGGAAAGGCGTCGCGCTCTCCACCCTGCTGGACGAGGTGGAAGCCAAACCAAGCTGCAAGTTCGTCCGCTTTTGGTCGGTGGGCGAAATATACGACACCTCCATCCCCGTCGACGTCGCCCGCATGGAAAAATCTCTGCTCGCCCACACCTTCAACCGTCAGTATCTGGATGAGGATTACGGCGGCCCCGTGCGCGCCTTCATCCCTTACCTCTGGGGCTACAAATCCGCCAAATCGGTGGTGAAAGTGGAGCTGATGGAGTATTACGTGCCCGGATTCTGGGAACAGCGCGGTTACACCGATAGCGCCGAGATCGAGGCCGGACCCTGCCGTGACATGAATGACGGCGGGGCGATCAAGCAGATCCCCGGTCCCGGTGAAGTCAAGTTCTGA
- the mazG gene encoding nucleoside triphosphate pyrophosphohydrolase: MKEFQHLVDIIAQLREPVSGCPWDIKQTSQSLVPNFIEELYEAVEAIEDGDHAGLMEELGDLMLHIVFQAQIASEERRFDIADVLRAIADKLVRRHPHVFGQLEVNDADTVKMNWERLKKAEKKDRKSVLEGIPRALPALIHAQRTQEKAASVGFDWPDLEPVMAKLDEERLELDEALASEDYLLIKEELGDMLFTLVNLARKLHIDAEGALKETSRKFHKRFSYIEEHYRQNGDDIHEASLEELDAVWDLAKEDR, translated from the coding sequence ATGAAAGAATTTCAACATCTAGTGGACATCATCGCGCAGCTGCGGGAACCAGTCTCCGGTTGCCCCTGGGATATCAAACAAACATCCCAAAGCCTGGTGCCAAACTTCATCGAGGAACTTTATGAAGCCGTGGAGGCCATCGAAGATGGAGACCACGCGGGTCTGATGGAGGAACTGGGCGACCTGATGCTGCACATAGTTTTCCAAGCCCAGATCGCGTCCGAAGAACGGCGGTTCGACATCGCCGACGTGCTCCGCGCCATCGCGGACAAGCTGGTGCGGCGGCATCCGCATGTGTTTGGCCAATTGGAAGTGAACGACGCCGATACGGTGAAAATGAACTGGGAACGGCTGAAAAAAGCGGAAAAGAAAGACCGCAAAAGCGTTTTGGAGGGAATCCCGAGAGCGCTTCCCGCCCTCATTCACGCCCAGCGCACCCAGGAAAAGGCCGCTTCGGTGGGCTTCGACTGGCCGGATCTGGAACCCGTGATGGCCAAGCTTGACGAAGAGCGCCTGGAACTGGATGAAGCCCTCGCCAGTGAGGATTACCTGCTTATCAAGGAAGAACTGGGCGACATGCTGTTCACACTGGTGAACCTGGCCCGCAAGCTACACATCGATGCTGAAGGCGCTCTGAAGGAAACTTCCCGTAAATTCCACAAACGCTTCAGCTACATTGAAGAACACTACCGGCAAAATGGGGATGACATCCATGAAGCAAGCCTTGAAGAACTCGACGCCGTCTGGGATCTCGCGAAAGAAGACAGATAA
- the panB gene encoding 3-methyl-2-oxobutanoate hydroxymethyltransferase, translating into MSKSSAKNVHSFRDLKAAGTKITMVTAYDYAMARCVAASEIDLILVGDSLGMVVLGYENTLKVTLHDMISHTAAVRRGAPQSFVIADLPYMSYHLGRDDTKANAAALIIEGGADAVKLEGGSGERLEAISAILECEIPVCAHIGLTPQSVRRFGGFRVQGKSPEAHETLLRQALALEKAGVFMLVLEGIPEGLGKEISQSVTIPTIGIGAGRHTDGQVLVYHDLLGHSDLLPKFVRSYATLNADITAALNRYCAEVREGAFPGHENVYHPIPETEG; encoded by the coding sequence ATGAGCAAAAGCAGTGCGAAAAACGTGCATTCGTTCCGCGATCTGAAAGCGGCAGGCACAAAGATCACGATGGTTACGGCCTACGATTATGCGATGGCGCGGTGCGTGGCCGCCAGTGAGATCGACCTCATTCTGGTTGGCGACAGCCTGGGCATGGTGGTCCTGGGCTATGAAAACACGCTTAAGGTGACCCTGCACGACATGATCAGCCACACCGCGGCCGTGCGCCGGGGCGCGCCCCAATCCTTCGTGATCGCGGACCTTCCTTACATGAGCTATCATCTGGGACGGGACGACACCAAGGCCAACGCCGCCGCCCTGATCATCGAGGGCGGTGCCGATGCCGTTAAGCTGGAGGGCGGTTCGGGAGAGCGTTTGGAAGCCATCTCTGCCATCCTTGAATGCGAGATCCCCGTTTGCGCCCACATCGGCCTCACCCCCCAAAGTGTGCGCCGTTTCGGTGGTTTCAGGGTACAGGGCAAATCCCCAGAAGCCCACGAAACCTTGCTGCGTCAGGCTTTGGCCCTGGAAAAGGCCGGTGTCTTCATGCTGGTGCTGGAAGGCATCCCGGAAGGCCTGGGCAAAGAAATTTCCCAAAGCGTCACCATCCCCACCATCGGCATCGGCGCGGGACGCCACACCGACGGCCAGGTGCTGGTCTATCACGATCTGCTGGGCCATTCGGACCTGCTGCCCAAATTCGTGCGTTCCTACGCCACTCTGAACGCGGACATCACCGCCGCCCTGAACAGATATTGCGCCGAAGTGCGCGAAGGCGCTTTCCCCGGCCACGAAAACGTTTACCACCCCATCCCAGAAACAGAAGGATAG